In Serinicoccus marinus DSM 15273, the genomic stretch CACCTCGGCCGACCAGTGGCTCGTCGACGGCGAGGCGCCCGCGCCCGGGACCGTCGTCACCAACCCGGCCTGGGCCGACACGCTGGAGCGGCTGCTCGAGGCAGAGCGGGACGCGGTGCGGGACGGCGGCTCACGGCAAGCCGGCATCGACGCCGTGCTGACCGCCTGGCGGCAGGGGTTCGTCGCCGAGGCCATCGGCGCCTTCGCGCAGCGCGCCTTCCGGCACAGCGGCGGCGCGGTCCTGCCCGGTGTGATCACGGCCGAGGACGTCGCGACCTTCGAGGCCACCTGGGAGGACGCGGTGACGGCGCAGTGGCGCGGCCACACGATCGCCAAGACCGGTCCGTGGGGGCAGGGTCCGGCGCTGCTGCAGGTGCTCGCGATGGTGGACGAGGTGGCCGGCGAGGACCCGGGCGCGACCGATCTGGACACGGTCGCGGGGGTGCACACCCTCGCCGAGGTGTGGAAGCTGGCCATGGCCGACCGGGAGGCGTGGCTCGGCGACAGCGCGGGCGAGGACGCCCTGCCCATGAGCGACTTCCTCGACCCGGCCTACGTCGCGGACCGGGCGGCCCTCGTGGGCGAGCGCGCCTCCCGCGAGCTCCGGCCCGGCGCACCCGGAGGCCGCGAGCCCCGGCTGGCCGCACAGGCGATGGTCCCCGAGGGTGCGGGCGCCGACGCCGCCGACGGCAGCGCCGGTGAGCCCACCGTGCAGCGGGACGGCGCCACCCGGGGCGACACGTGCCACGTCGACGTCGTGGACCGGTGGGGGATGCTCGTCTCCGCCACCCCCAGCGGCGGCTGGCTGCAGTCCAGCCCGTTCATCCCCGAGCTCGGCTTCGCGCTCGGCAGCCGGCTGCAGATGACCTGGCTCGAGCAGGGGCTTCCCAGCTCGCTCGTCCCCGGCCGGCGACCCCGCACCACGCTGACGCCGACGATGGTGCTGCGCGAGGGCATACCCGTCCTCGCCTGCGGAACCCCCGGAGGTGACCAGCAGGACCAGTGGCAGAGCGTCTTCCTGCTGCGCCATCTCGTCGGCGGCGCCGGGCTGCAGGAGGCGATCGACGCGCCGGTCTTCCACACCACGAGCTTCCCCGGCTCGTTCCACCCGCGCGCGAGCGAGCCCGGCGTGCTGGTCACGGAGTCCCGGCTGGGTGCGGACGTGCTGGACGGGCTGCGCGCCCGAGGGCACGAGGTCCTGGACCAGGGCCCGTGGAGCCTGGGCCGGATGTGCGCCGTCGCCCGCGACCCGGAGACCGGGGTGCTCAGCGCCGGGGCGAACCCCCGGGGAATGCAGGGGTATGCCGTCGGGCGTTGACACCAGGAGACCGCCTACCCTGGCGGCACACCCCAGATCCGCAGGAGGACCCGTGCCCGGCAAGACCCGGCTGGCCAAGCAGGCGATCAAGTACGGACCCGTGGTCTACGCCATGGCGCAGAAGTACGGCCCGCAAATGGTCGACCAGATCCTCAAGCAGCGTGAGCCCGCGACCCGGTTCGTCCAGGACCAGGCCGCCAAGGCCCGCACCAACCCTCGCAAGCACGCCCTCGCTCACGCGGACACCGTGGTGGAGGGCTCGTTGCAGCAGGTCTTCCACCGCGGCCAGCCCTACTGGGTGGTCTTCTCCCGCAACGAGCCGGTCGGCGTGCACCCGCACACCGACGCCCCCTTCGACACCCTGCTGCTCAACGCCGACCCGGCGAAGCGGCACACCCCCGACGAGCTGCGCCGCACCGTGCACCTGCCGCGCCGGGGCAGGCGATGAACGGCGCGCTCGGCGGGCGGGCCGACTACACCGGGGAGGGGATCACCGAGCAGGACGCCCCGGAGGCGCCGCTGCCGCTGGTGCAGGACTGGCTGGACCAGGCGATCGCCCGGCACGAGGAGCGCGGGGACGTGCCCGAGCCGGCGGCCCTCTGGGTGGCCACGGTCGACGCCGACGGTATGCCCGACGTGCGCGCCGTGCTCATGCGCTTCCTCGACGCGCGGGGCCCGGGCTTCCTCACCAGCAGCGACTCGGCCAAGGGGTTGCAGCTGGCGGCGAACGACAAGGTGGCGGCGACCCTCACCTGGGCGGGGATGTTCCGCGCCGTCCGCTTCCGCGGCCGCGCCCAGGAGCTGCCGACGGACCTGGTCGACGACTACTTCCGGAGCCGCCCCTACGGCTCCCGGATCAGCGCGCACGCCTCGACGCAGAGCGCCCCCGTCGCCGACCGGGCGACGCTGGAGCAGGCATACCAGGAGTGTGCGGAACGCTGGCCGGACCGCGGTCGGCCGGACGACGTGCCACGGCCGACGACGTGGAGTGGCTACCGGATCGTCCCGGAGCGGGTCGAGGTCTGGGGCGGCCGGCGCAACCGGCTGCACGACCGGCTCGTCTGGGAGCGGGTCGCGGCGGGCGGGCTGGACGACCCGGCGGCCTGGCGACGCAGCAGGATCCAGCCGTGAGCCCGGCGCAGGAGCGGAGCCCGTCGGACCCCGGCCCTAGGATGACACCGTGAGCGGCGACCTGATCGACACGACGGAGATGTACCTCAAGACGATCTTCGAGCTGGAGGAGGACGGCGTCCTGCCCATGCGGGCGCGCATCGCCGAGCGCCTCGGTCAGTCAGGGCCGACCGTCTCGCAGACCGTCGCCCGCATGGAGCGCGACGGTCTGCTCGAACTGGCCGAGGACCGCCACCTCGTGCTCACCGACCACGGTCGGCTCTCCGCCGTGCGGGTCATGCGCAAGCACCGGCTCGCCGAGCGGCTGCTCATGGATGTCATCGGCCTCGACCCGGCCTACGTCCACGACGAGGCGTGCCGCTGGGAGCACGTCATGAGCGAGCAGGTGGAGAAGAAGATCCTGCAGCTCGTCGAGGACGGCACCAGCTCGCCCTACGGCAACCCGGTGCCCGGCCTCGCCGAGCTCGGGCAGCAGGACGCCCCGCCGGCCCAGGGTGTCGCGAGCAGCGAGCTGGCCGAGGGCGGGGACCGGAGCACGACGATGGTCGTCCGGCTGGGTGAGCCGGTCCAGGTGGACCCCGAGGTGCTCGGGCTGCTG encodes the following:
- the pdxH gene encoding pyridoxamine 5'-phosphate oxidase, with translation MNGALGGRADYTGEGITEQDAPEAPLPLVQDWLDQAIARHEERGDVPEPAALWVATVDADGMPDVRAVLMRFLDARGPGFLTSSDSAKGLQLAANDKVAATLTWAGMFRAVRFRGRAQELPTDLVDDYFRSRPYGSRISAHASTQSAPVADRATLEQAYQECAERWPDRGRPDDVPRPTTWSGYRIVPERVEVWGGRRNRLHDRLVWERVAAGGLDDPAAWRRSRIQP
- a CDS encoding gamma-glutamyltransferase family protein; amino-acid sequence: MVSSTHWIASSAGMRLLELGGNAADGAVAAGFVLQVVEPHLNGPGGDLPLIVASADDPTPRVLCGQGPAPAGATPEHFAAAGLDRVPGSGPLATAVPGATVAWLTLLRDRGTMSAQEALGPAIHYARHGHPVVPRVSSTIDSVRDLFASDWHTSADQWLVDGEAPAPGTVVTNPAWADTLERLLEAERDAVRDGGSRQAGIDAVLTAWRQGFVAEAIGAFAQRAFRHSGGAVLPGVITAEDVATFEATWEDAVTAQWRGHTIAKTGPWGQGPALLQVLAMVDEVAGEDPGATDLDTVAGVHTLAEVWKLAMADREAWLGDSAGEDALPMSDFLDPAYVADRAALVGERASRELRPGAPGGREPRLAAQAMVPEGAGADAADGSAGEPTVQRDGATRGDTCHVDVVDRWGMLVSATPSGGWLQSSPFIPELGFALGSRLQMTWLEQGLPSSLVPGRRPRTTLTPTMVLREGIPVLACGTPGGDQQDQWQSVFLLRHLVGGAGLQEAIDAPVFHTTSFPGSFHPRASEPGVLVTESRLGADVLDGLRARGHEVLDQGPWSLGRMCAVARDPETGVLSAGANPRGMQGYAVGR
- a CDS encoding metal-dependent transcriptional regulator; this translates as MYLKTIFELEEDGVLPMRARIAERLGQSGPTVSQTVARMERDGLLELAEDRHLVLTDHGRLSAVRVMRKHRLAERLLMDVIGLDPAYVHDEACRWEHVMSEQVEKKILQLVEDGTSSPYGNPVPGLAELGQQDAPPAQGVASSELAEGGDRSTTMVVRLGEPVQVDPEVLGLLLESGVRPGARVAVWSEDGRTIVEALDGEAVSLPTDVAAHIFCAAPTPPDV